The following nucleotide sequence is from Austwickia chelonae.
TGGGATCCCGGCCACGATCGCGCCAGCCTTGGGAAGCATCCCCAGGACGACCATGATCACTCCAGCGGAGGTGACAACCCAGCGGCTCTGGATCCGAGTCAACCGGACAAGACCGACGTTCTCGGCGAAGCAGGTGTAGGGGAAAGAGTTCAAGACCCCGCCGAGGAAAGTTGCAGCCCCGTCTGCGCGCAGCGCGCGGGCAATGTCCTCTGACTCGATCTTCTTGTCGACGATCTCACCGGTGGCGAAGACATCACCGGTGGTCTCCACCGCAGTGATCAACATGACGACGATCATGGAGATGATCGCGGCAGCGGAGAAGACCGGCCAGCCGAAGTAGAAGGGCGTAGTCACCCCGAACCAGGAGGATTGGCCGAGCGCATCGAAGCGGGCATCACCCAGGAGGTAGGCCACAGCGGTGCCGGTGACCAGGCCGATCAGGACAGCGATCGTCCCCAAGAAGCCTCTGAAGAAACGCTGTACGAGCACGATCAGCGCGAGAGTGCCGATCGCGTACCCCAGATCCTTCGCGGAGACATCGGCCGACGCTCCGACCCGGTTGGTGGCGTCGAGAGCAGCAACCGGGAGCAGCGCGATACCGATGATGAGGATGACCGACCCGGTGACCACAGGGGGGAAGAAGCGAATCAATTTGCTGAAGTACGGAGCGATGAAGAAGGTGAACAACCCGGCGACGATCACCGACCCGTAGATGGTGACCAAGCCTTGTTCGCCACCGCCGGCCGCGAGACCGATGGCGATCATCGGTGAGACGGCGGTGAAGGTGACACCTTGGACGAGCGGGAGACGTACCCCGACTTTCCAGAAACCGGCCGACTGGATGATGGAGGCTATGCCGCAGGTCAACAGGTCAGCGTTAATCAGGTGGATGAGCTGTTCCTGGTTCAGCCCGATCGCGCTCGCCAGCAGGATCGGGACGATGACAGCACCTGCGTAGAAAGCGAGTACGTGTTGAAGACCGTAGATCGCCAGTTTAGGGACGGGGAGAACCTCATCGACAGGATGGACCTTGGCGTTCTGATCAGAGTGGACGACATTGGTCATGATGCACCTCCAGATGTGCGCGGCACGGCCGATTCCGCCGAGTCAGCGTCTGGGGCGCGCTGGATTCCACAGGGGCTCCCTTGCCCGAACACGCGTGAAGACGGGAACGGACTGTCACCGACGTGGGCTCAACGACGAGCGCTCCCGTCTTGACAAGTGCTTGTGAGAACACTGTGCCTGAGGAGAGGGCTTTTACCCGGGAGCGCCGCGCCGAAGGATATCACCGATAAGTCCATAAGACCGGAATGCCCCATGTTCGGCGTGTCCTGATCGCCAGGGAAGAGGACCGGGCCGAGACCTATCCTCCTTTAAGGTGACTGACGTGGACGAGATTTCGCTGACGGTCCTGCTGTCGTTGACCGCAGCTGCCTTCTTCGCCGGGTGGATCGACGCTGTGGTCGGAGGTGGAGGTCTCGTCCAACTTCCCGCGCTCATGGTTGCTCTTCCGCAGGCTGCCCCGGTCTACCTTCTGGCCACCAATAAGTTCTCCTCCGCCTGTGGCACCATAGCCAGCGCCGCAACCTATGTCCGCAGGGTTCGTCCGGATCCAGCTGCAGCGATTCCTTTGGTCATCTGCGCTTTCATCGGCTCAACAGTTGGAGCGATGCTGGCCTCGATGATCCCAAAATCTGCTTTCTCTCCGCTGGTCCTGGCCGTTCTGTTGAGCGTCGGGGCCTACACGCTGTGGAAGCCGTCGCTCGGTAGCGTGGAAGCACTACGGCACCGTGGGCTGAGGCATGCTTCCGGAGCTGGGGCAATCGGCGTAGCCGTAGGTATCTGGGACGGAGCGCTCGGGCCGGGGACCGGGTCCTTCTTCGTCTTCCTCTTAGTGGGCGTCCTCGGATATGCCTTCCTGAACGCCACTGCGCTGGCCAAACTGGCCAATCTCGCGACCAACCTTGCTGCGCTGGTGGTGTTCATCCCACAGAACGCCGTGCTGTGGCAGGTCGCACTGCCCATGGGGCTCGCCAACGTCGTCGGTGGTTACCTCGGAGCGCGGGCGGCCGTTTCCAGAGGGCATGCTTTCGTCAGAGCGGTCTTCATCGTGGTTCTCGCGGCCTTCATCTTGAAGATCGGCGCGGACGTCTGGCAACAGTTCTTCGGATGAATTGAGGCGACAAGTTGATTGACGGCCGTGTGAACGGAAAAGACACCGCCTGGGAGCTCGCCACCGGCAGCGAACGGGCAGTTCGACTGTTCCGAGAGCATTTCGACGAGCAGCCGGCCGGAGTCTGGGCTGCACCTGGGCGGGTCAACATCATCGGAGAGCACACTGACTACAACGGTGGGCTTTGCTTGCCGATCGCGTTGCCACATCGGGCCTATCTAGCCTTCCGCTCTCGCACGGACGATATCGTCCGAATGGCGACCGATCTTCCTGGAGAAGGGAGCTGGATCGGCACGAAGGACCTGGTGCGTCCCGGTGGGCTTTCCGGATGGCCGGCCTACTGCGCCGGACCTGCCTGGTCCTTCCGACAGGAAGGCCTTGATGCCGGAGGCTTCGATGCCGCGATCGTCTCCTGCGTACCTGTGGGAGCGGGGCTGTCCTCGTCAGCAGCAGTGGCCTGCTCGATGGCGTTGGCGCTCGCCCAGACTGCAGGGCAACCTACTGACGACGTAGCCCGTGCCCGGCTCGCTGACCTGTGTATCCGGGCAGAGAACGAGGTCGTCGGAGCCCCCACCGGAGGGATGGACCAGACCGTTTCCCTCCGCGCTCAGGACGGGCACGCGCTCCTCCTCGACTGCCGATCCGGTCAGGTCGATCATGTACCGCTGGACCTACCGAAGGCGGGGATGACCTTGTTGGTCGTCGACACCCGAGCCCCGCATTCTCTCGTCGACGGACAGTACGCCGAGCGTCGACGTACGTGTGAAGAAGCCGCTCAACAATTAGAGGTTTCCACCCTGCGCGAGGTCGAGGATCTGCCCGAAGCGCTACGCCGCTTGGAGAGCGACCTGGCCCGCCGTAGGGTCGCTCATGTCGTCACCGAGATCGACCGCGTCCGCCGCACGGTCGATCATCTGGCCGCTCGTCGCTGGGCACAGGTCGGTCAGCTCATGAACGACTCCCACCGTTCCCTGCGGGAGGACTACGAAGTGAGTTGCCACGAACTCGACGTCGTCGTCGACAGCGCTCAATCCGCAGGTGCCTTCGGGGCACGGATGACCGGGGGCGGATTCGGAGGGAGCGCGATCGTTCTGGCCGAGGACGATGACGTCGAACGGATCGTGTCTGTGATCGAGGGCGCTGCGTGTTCTCAAGGACTGCCCCGTCCCCGGTTCCATCGAGCACTGGCTGCAGCTGCAGCCAGCCGGGTCGCATGACTGGCCGGGGTGACCCGACGGGGCAACAATTCGAGATCCGGTACGGCAGGCAGCGTGCGGTCGTCACCGAGGTCGGAGCGGTTCTGCGTCGGTACGAGGTCGACGGTGACGATGTGATCATGCCGTTCGCGCGGGACGAACTGCCCCCTGCCGTGCACGGCGCGGTTCTCCTACCTTGGCCCAACAGACTAGGCGCCGGTAGATACGACTTCGAAGGTGTCACTTACCAGTTGCCGTTGAATGAACCGGAACGTGGCAATGCCAACCACGGGCTGGTTCTGCACACCCGCTGGGAAATGGCCGTCACCCGTCCGGAGTCGGTGACTCTGCGGTTGGATCTGGTTCCTCGCTCCGGCTACCCCTTCCTGATCAGCAGCCGGATCACCTACTGCTTGGGCGAGCACGGCCTGGATGTCGACGTGACCACTCAGAACCAGAGCGATCGCACAGCGCCCTACGGAGTGGGTTTCCACCCGTGGCTCTCCCCGGGCCCCTCCCAGATCGACGAATGCTCACTACAGGTCGAAGCAGACCGCTGGGTGGAGACGGACCAGAGACTGCTGCCGGTCCGGGAGACACAGATCCCGGATCGCCTCGACTTCCGACGTCCGCGCAGATTGGGACGGACCGTCATCGACGACGGCTTCGTCGGGCTGTCCACAGCGGGGTCCTCGGTCCGTCTCATTCGCCCGGACGGTACCCGTATCATCTGCCGAGCACGCAATGGCGTGTGCTGCTGGCAGATCTGCACCGGGGACGGGATGCCAGGAGGGCGTTCTCGGCAGGGCCTGGCCGCGGAGCCGATGTCCTGTACCGCAGACGCCTTGCGGACCGGCCGTCGCCTGATCCATGTGGCGCCAGGCGAGCAACACCACATCGGTTACACCCTGGAAATGGTCCCGACCGGATCCCTGGAAACACTGTGAACCCGGCCGGAAACCTGACCGACGGTCATCGTGTACGGCCGGCCACCCGCCGCATCCGGAGACCCTGAACCACCATGGACGCGGCCATGGAAGCGCCGATACCTTCACCAGCGCGTAACCGTAGGCTCAACAAAGGCTCCAGCCCCAGCTCCCGCAGGATGACGCCGTGGGCGCGTTCCCTGCTCTGCTGCCCGCCCACCAGGTAAGCATGGACGCCTGGCTCGAGCTGCCTGGCCAGCAACGCCGGTACGCAGGTGGCCAGCCCGTCCAACACGATTCCGGTACCAGCTGAAGACGCGCCGAGGATCACCCCGGTCAACACCGCGAACTCGGCACCACCGAGCCCGGCGAGCAGATCGACCGGGTCGGCGTCCTCCCCGAGCCGCCCGGCCTGGGCCATCCGGGACAGAGCCGCTGAAACGACCTCGACCTTGCGTGCCACGATGGCAGCATCCGACCCCGCACCCAGGCCGACGGCATCCTCCGTCGCCATGCTGGTCATGGCGCAACTGAGCGCCGCCGCCACTGTTGTATTCCCGACCCCGACCTCCCCGAGAGCCACCAGCCCGTTGACTGCAGCCTCGACGCCAAGAGACCGTCCTGCTGAGATCAGCTGCTCGACCTGGGCCCGAGACAACGGATCCTCATGCATCAGATCTCCACCCGACCTTTCACCGACCGGTCGGAAATCCCTGGCCCCGGCTACCGGTCCACCCTCGACTCCGGCGTCGACCACGATCAGGTCGAGCCCGGCCCCGGACGCCGCCGCGGCACCCATCGATTCCCCGGCCACCGCCGCGGACATCACATCTCGGGTCACCGATGGCGCATAGGCCGAGACTCCGAGACGAGCAACCCGATGATCGGCTCCAACCAGGATCAGACTTCCTCCTTCGGTGTTCCCTGCACCAGCAGCGACCACACGATCCAAGGCGCGATCCAAGACGCCCAAGGACCCTGGCGGGGACAACAGAGCGTCGGCTTCATCGGTGGCTGAGACGACCCTGGCCTGGTCGGGGGACCGTAAGTAATGGAGCGGCGGCTCGGGAGACCGACCGTTCTCCTGAGGCCACCGTTCACGCAGGATCACCTCGTCCAAGGGGAGACGACGACTCCACGCGGCTCGCTGCAGCCCCGGTTCCGGGGGACGTTCGTCTGGCCACCCCAGACAAAGC
It contains:
- a CDS encoding nucleobase:cation symporter-2 family protein; this encodes MTNVVHSDQNAKVHPVDEVLPVPKLAIYGLQHVLAFYAGAVIVPILLASAIGLNQEQLIHLINADLLTCGIASIIQSAGFWKVGVRLPLVQGVTFTAVSPMIAIGLAAGGGEQGLVTIYGSVIVAGLFTFFIAPYFSKLIRFFPPVVTGSVILIIGIALLPVAALDATNRVGASADVSAKDLGYAIGTLALIVLVQRFFRGFLGTIAVLIGLVTGTAVAYLLGDARFDALGQSSWFGVTTPFYFGWPVFSAAAIISMIVVMLITAVETTGDVFATGEIVDKKIESEDIARALRADGAATFLGGVLNSFPYTCFAENVGLVRLTRIQSRWVVTSAGVIMVVLGMLPKAGAIVAGIPAPVLGGAALAMFATVAVVGIQTLSRVDFTSDRNIVIVATSIGLAMLATAQPNVKTAVPEWAQIIFGSGITLGSLTAILLNLLFNHVGRGPREQENIDEVRTSAAGLGEADIHRPPTEPGKTA
- a CDS encoding sulfite exporter TauE/SafE family protein → MDEISLTVLLSLTAAAFFAGWIDAVVGGGGLVQLPALMVALPQAAPVYLLATNKFSSACGTIASAATYVRRVRPDPAAAIPLVICAFIGSTVGAMLASMIPKSAFSPLVLAVLLSVGAYTLWKPSLGSVEALRHRGLRHASGAGAIGVAVGIWDGALGPGTGSFFVFLLVGVLGYAFLNATALAKLANLATNLAALVVFIPQNAVLWQVALPMGLANVVGGYLGARAAVSRGHAFVRAVFIVVLAAFILKIGADVWQQFFG
- a CDS encoding aldose 1-epimerase family protein, translating into MTGRGDPTGQQFEIRYGRQRAVVTEVGAVLRRYEVDGDDVIMPFARDELPPAVHGAVLLPWPNRLGAGRYDFEGVTYQLPLNEPERGNANHGLVLHTRWEMAVTRPESVTLRLDLVPRSGYPFLISSRITYCLGEHGLDVDVTTQNQSDRTAPYGVGFHPWLSPGPSQIDECSLQVEADRWVETDQRLLPVRETQIPDRLDFRRPRRLGRTVIDDGFVGLSTAGSSVRLIRPDGTRIICRARNGVCCWQICTGDGMPGGRSRQGLAAEPMSCTADALRTGRRLIHVAPGEQHHIGYTLEMVPTGSLETL
- the bluB gene encoding 5,6-dimethylbenzimidazole synthase gives rise to the protein MTGEITINTADGRRVSWPRPVPTVGDRSSARERAEDLRGWAFPQDEVDALARIVAARRDIRRFRPDPVPDELVQQVVASGHLGPSVGHCQPWRFIVVSDPRTRERAAAMADSLRLQQAAGLQEDRAQRLLDLKLEGLREAPLGVVVACDRRAPAEGVLGRASFPDADLWSCACAIENMWLTARAHGLGMGWVTLFRPEELAELLHLPDGVQTLGWLCLGWPDERPPEPGLQRAAWSRRLPLDEVILRERWPQENGRSPEPPLHYLRSPDQARVVSATDEADALLSPPGSLGVLDRALDRVVAAGAGNTEGGSLILVGADHRVARLGVSAYAPSVTRDVMSAAVAGESMGAAAASGAGLDLIVVDAGVEGGPVAGARDFRPVGERSGGDLMHEDPLSRAQVEQLISAGRSLGVEAAVNGLVALGEVGVGNTTVAAALSCAMTSMATEDAVGLGAGSDAAIVARKVEVVSAALSRMAQAGRLGEDADPVDLLAGLGGAEFAVLTGVILGASSAGTGIVLDGLATCVPALLARQLEPGVHAYLVGGQQSRERAHGVILRELGLEPLLSLRLRAGEGIGASMAASMVVQGLRMRRVAGRTR
- the galK gene encoding galactokinase, which gives rise to MIDGRVNGKDTAWELATGSERAVRLFREHFDEQPAGVWAAPGRVNIIGEHTDYNGGLCLPIALPHRAYLAFRSRTDDIVRMATDLPGEGSWIGTKDLVRPGGLSGWPAYCAGPAWSFRQEGLDAGGFDAAIVSCVPVGAGLSSSAAVACSMALALAQTAGQPTDDVARARLADLCIRAENEVVGAPTGGMDQTVSLRAQDGHALLLDCRSGQVDHVPLDLPKAGMTLLVVDTRAPHSLVDGQYAERRRTCEEAAQQLEVSTLREVEDLPEALRRLESDLARRRVAHVVTEIDRVRRTVDHLAARRWAQVGQLMNDSHRSLREDYEVSCHELDVVVDSAQSAGAFGARMTGGGFGGSAIVLAEDDDVERIVSVIEGAACSQGLPRPRFHRALAAAAASRVA